The following coding sequences are from one Parabacteroides pacaensis window:
- a CDS encoding fimbrillin family protein, which yields MPGGNTLPEGAVHITAAIEGVQTTRAPQLDADGAGTFAPADEWGMYTFTGEATSPAYSNQNIAYQADNSTPLYWKDLSETQAVTFSAHYPRITADIANPAAYLYMPQAYNNTDDLLHATATASKDGTVALTFKHLMHRLVINLAAGDGMEGADLSSAQIHSAAENNTPTMATDVEVNLLTGAVNYASATGSVNLSNGGGPNADWIVAPQDLTAGAEWLRITVGEDVWYYHVPADLNTTVPGNQTRLESGKRLTLNLTLKKNPDTGNTVTLTGSSISGWDMQPPITDEVVIGGTTSGITTYEALHEALQTGGSADAPTLITLGGDITIPAGGSSSSRTYINGSGYFKIDGGGHTLAWENGSYYYLGNNNADADAVYIELTNIKLVQAPNLYSAVVNVCNGRITLGGNVILDGNGDMPVIVVSDEKAALELGDGCELSYAAGSSGCAKVVEGATLVLNGGKIADGAYINLHCILPVSNPLISVPKALTDDVHLKLYLVDIISIAGGTGGYQLTQADCDHLKVTQQSVVSLYGSQIMEYDGNFEFHLDQSDNQIKLCPKGFTPPTSGDIDMTSMTADEAQLTIRAALAAGYTEIKLTGELSKTGMGDGQLGAFAYNTKITKCDLSGVTGWGATPTLPGSAFSSCTALKEVVLPDDVQVIGEYAFFNCTALTTVNLPQVTRIDQYAFQVCTSLAELTLDNVEAIDLAAFYECTSLETLKLPACTRFGNYIVTGCSRLTRIEAAAAGDFVNIDDDTSNIGNTSVFQNRAAHSGANAFDPANCDLVLNADKKPDGTALPKVGNGNEWAGKGGSGYLIQWKSISFP from the coding sequence ATGCCGGGCGGCAACACCCTGCCCGAAGGCGCGGTACACATCACCGCCGCCATTGAGGGAGTGCAGACGACACGCGCGCCACAGCTCGATGCCGACGGCGCAGGCACGTTCGCCCCTGCCGACGAATGGGGCATGTACACCTTTACCGGAGAAGCCACATCCCCGGCATACAGTAACCAAAACATCGCTTACCAAGCCGACAACAGCACTCCACTCTATTGGAAAGACCTGAGTGAGACGCAAGCGGTCACTTTCTCCGCCCACTACCCACGCATCACGGCAGACATTGCCAACCCGGCGGCATACCTGTATATGCCCCAAGCGTATAACAACACGGACGACCTGCTCCACGCCACCGCCACCGCAAGCAAGGACGGAACGGTGGCACTGACATTCAAGCATCTGATGCACCGGCTCGTCATCAACCTGGCGGCGGGCGATGGCATGGAGGGGGCGGACTTGTCTTCCGCCCAGATACACTCTGCGGCAGAGAACAACACGCCTACGATGGCCACCGACGTGGAGGTGAACCTGCTGACCGGCGCAGTGAACTATGCCAGCGCAACGGGCAGTGTAAACCTCAGCAACGGCGGCGGTCCCAATGCCGACTGGATAGTAGCCCCCCAAGACCTCACCGCAGGCGCGGAATGGCTCAGGATAACCGTAGGCGAAGATGTGTGGTACTATCATGTACCTGCCGACCTGAACACTACCGTCCCCGGCAACCAAACCCGCCTCGAAAGCGGCAAGCGGCTCACCCTCAACCTCACGCTGAAGAAAAACCCCGACACGGGCAACACCGTGACGCTGACCGGCAGCAGCATCTCCGGCTGGGACATGCAGCCCCCCATTACGGATGAAGTAGTGATAGGCGGCACCACCTCCGGCATCACCACCTACGAAGCCCTGCACGAAGCCCTGCAGACGGGCGGCTCGGCCGACGCCCCTACGCTCATTACGCTGGGCGGCGACATCACGATACCCGCAGGAGGTAGTAGTAGCAGCCGCACATACATAAACGGCAGCGGCTACTTCAAGATAGACGGCGGCGGCCACACCCTCGCTTGGGAAAACGGCAGCTATTACTACCTCGGCAATAACAATGCCGACGCCGATGCCGTCTATATCGAACTCACCAATATCAAGCTGGTTCAAGCTCCGAACTTATATTCTGCCGTGGTAAATGTTTGTAACGGCAGGATTACGCTGGGCGGGAACGTGATATTGGACGGCAACGGTGATATGCCTGTGATTGTGGTTTCCGACGAGAAAGCAGCATTGGAACTGGGTGACGGCTGCGAATTGTCTTACGCGGCAGGCAGTTCGGGCTGTGCAAAAGTCGTGGAGGGCGCCACCCTCGTGCTGAACGGGGGAAAGATCGCCGACGGGGCTTACATAAATCTACACTGCATTCTGCCCGTTTCCAACCCCCTTATCTCCGTTCCGAAAGCCCTCACGGATGATGTGCACCTCAAGCTCTACTTGGTCGACATAATCTCCATCGCCGGGGGAACCGGCGGTTACCAACTGACGCAGGCGGACTGCGACCATTTGAAAGTGACTCAGCAGTCAGTGGTCAGCCTCTATGGATCGCAGATAATGGAATACGACGGCAACTTCGAGTTTCACCTCGACCAGTCGGATAATCAAATCAAGCTGTGCCCGAAAGGTTTCACACCCCCCACCTCCGGCGACATCGACATGACCTCCATGACCGCCGACGAAGCACAGCTAACCATCCGGGCCGCCCTCGCCGCAGGCTACACCGAAATCAAGCTGACGGGCGAACTTTCCAAGACAGGAATGGGCGATGGTCAGTTGGGTGCATTTGCCTATAATACGAAAATCACGAAATGCGACCTCAGCGGAGTGACGGGCTGGGGTGCAACGCCAACACTGCCCGGCAGCGCCTTTTCGAGTTGCACCGCCTTGAAGGAGGTGGTGTTGCCCGATGATGTGCAGGTAATCGGAGAATATGCTTTTTTCAATTGCACTGCGCTGACTACGGTGAATCTTCCGCAGGTCACCCGGATTGATCAATACGCATTTCAGGTATGTACTTCATTGGCGGAACTCACGCTGGATAATGTGGAAGCGATAGATTTGGCTGCTTTCTACGAATGTACGAGCCTCGAAACGCTCAAACTGCCGGCATGTACCCGGTTCGGCAATTATATCGTAACGGGCTGTAGCAGACTCACCCGGATAGAAGCCGCCGCAGCCGGAGATTTCGTTAATATAGATGATGATACCAGCAATATAGGGAACACCAGCGTTTTTCAGAACAGAGCCGCTCATTCCGGAGCGAACGCATTCGACCCCGCCAATTGCGACCTCGTGCTGAACGCCGACAAGAAGCCCGATGGCACGGCCCTCCCCAAAGTCGGCAACGGCAACGAATGGGCTGGGAAGGGAGGCAGCGGCTACCTCATACAATGGAAGAGCATCAGCTTCCCATAA
- a CDS encoding HU family DNA-binding protein, with translation MPFWKKQHNKSKKVYYPQAIVKGKPIETEDIARELARISTVSNSDVQAVLGDIAPVMHTQMKQGKSVHIKGLGYFRYTLDTVGVADLKDFNFQKQVKAVRVEFTPDREKNSSGAYTRALVDSGSLEWIELSSDTADDDPTGGDQNDDVLS, from the coding sequence ATGCCATTCTGGAAAAAACAACATAACAAGTCAAAGAAAGTGTATTACCCGCAAGCCATCGTCAAGGGTAAACCGATTGAAACTGAAGATATAGCCCGCGAACTGGCCCGTATCTCCACCGTGAGCAACAGCGATGTGCAAGCCGTGCTGGGCGACATCGCCCCGGTGATGCACACGCAGATGAAACAGGGAAAGTCCGTCCACATCAAAGGGTTGGGTTACTTCCGTTATACGCTGGACACCGTGGGCGTGGCCGACCTCAAGGATTTCAACTTTCAGAAACAGGTGAAAGCCGTCCGCGTGGAGTTCACCCCCGACCGCGAGAAGAACTCAAGCGGCGCCTACACCCGTGCCCTCGTGGACAGCGGCTCGCTGGAGTGGATAGAACTGTCTTCCGATACGGCGGATGATGACCCCACCGGCGGCGACCAGAATGATGATGTGCTGAGCTGA
- a CDS encoding fimbrillin family protein, whose protein sequence is MKNKKSNIPAFVAASGLVCLLLVAGCSQDDALAPDGGTDDGNTIRFTTAIADFTGSDATDNPGTRATIDPDTGTGSFANGDETTIFVAYEGSNGSVSAYSAIFRNGTWETDNLTWDAFGDGTAELNFYAFFPARTYTETLQSLSLPTDQSTAAQYAAADLLHASALRRVQGSGAVPLDFRHVMYRLTVSLSLSDTPGTLTQTDVDAATVVIKNMCTTGTVDHTGKVTTHSTLSNFIPLKSASGNSFRVLLLPQNVTPGTPWIEITASGKTVTYPVPAGLTTLHEGKEQVVNLKLTNSGAS, encoded by the coding sequence ATGAAGAACAAGAAATCAAACATTCCGGCATTCGTCGCCGCTTCCGGCTTAGTGTGCCTTCTCCTCGTGGCAGGCTGCTCGCAGGACGATGCACTGGCTCCCGATGGCGGCACAGACGACGGCAACACCATCCGCTTCACCACCGCCATCGCCGACTTCACAGGCAGCGATGCCACCGATAACCCCGGCACACGTGCCACCATCGACCCGGACACCGGCACGGGCAGCTTCGCCAACGGGGATGAAACGACGATATTCGTCGCCTATGAGGGCAGCAATGGGTCCGTTTCGGCATATTCCGCCATCTTCCGCAACGGCACGTGGGAAACCGACAACCTGACGTGGGACGCATTCGGCGATGGCACCGCCGAGCTTAATTTCTATGCCTTTTTCCCGGCACGCACTTACACGGAGACACTCCAAAGCCTCTCCCTGCCCACCGACCAGAGCACCGCGGCACAATACGCCGCCGCTGACCTGCTCCATGCCTCCGCCCTCCGCCGTGTGCAAGGCAGCGGTGCCGTCCCACTCGACTTCCGCCACGTGATGTACCGTCTCACGGTCAGCCTCAGCCTGTCCGACACGCCCGGCACATTGACACAGACGGATGTGGATGCCGCCACGGTCGTGATAAAGAATATGTGTACCACCGGTACTGTAGACCATACCGGCAAGGTGACTACCCACAGTACACTCTCCAACTTCATCCCTTTGAAATCCGCTTCCGGCAACAGCTTCCGCGTCCTCCTCCTGCCCCAGAATGTTACTCCCGGAACCCCGTGGATAGAAATCACCGCAAGCGGCAAAACAGTCACCTATCCCGTCCCTGCCGGGCTGACCACGCTGCATGAAGGAAAGGAACAGGTGGTGAACCTCAAGCTGACCAACAGCGGAGCGAGTTGA
- a CDS encoding helix-turn-helix transcriptional regulator: MAATIDIDRMIEICFAAQFFVYSYMALFLYPYNDYDAAPRMRHTGSKPYLRGRRVLAVVYIFLGIAAGFGLCPASPSNSGAADGWASPLVPACLTLFFMAHAGLLLGLCDYAITERKNDLLRLLPLPVLCALYAAFPAWGEAVAVLQSVHRLVHAAVLQRIQQSEPLLLGCRERNARRRSSRLRLPTRIHAVDRPPLHRSARRYPAGTAGALPPLRLDGLRGGGTLYRLPLLVLLLGVPAVSPVCPYTVLLYERGRAMTEKRLSDTFSQLRPPFCDEFPADCSFERKSYPAGATVNNGDTNINYLIFCHSGHARITSTLFHDEILCAGEVMFVPRGSECSGTALSDVTLLVHKFNNTVCRAEKCILSYLYSHKLPDSKVYCCKLTAPTSMRVLMDTVTTYITDETHDSDLWKLKHKELIWVFTRYYTAEELRIFFHPMTGEQVPFRNLVLTHYRKANNTEELAGLCGYGIHTFRRVFKKEFDIPVYQWLIKKRAENIRYRLSQSFVPLTDIIDEFNFSSAQHFSSFCKQYLGDTPGNLRKTMQVAPK, encoded by the coding sequence ATGGCAGCAACCATCGACATAGACCGCATGATAGAAATCTGCTTCGCCGCACAGTTTTTTGTTTACAGTTATATGGCATTGTTTCTCTATCCCTATAATGACTACGACGCAGCCCCCCGCATGAGGCACACCGGAAGCAAACCCTACCTCCGGGGGCGCCGTGTACTGGCGGTGGTTTACATCTTCCTCGGCATTGCCGCCGGATTCGGGCTATGTCCGGCATCCCCCTCCAACAGCGGTGCGGCAGACGGCTGGGCATCGCCCCTCGTCCCGGCTTGCCTAACCCTGTTCTTCATGGCACATGCCGGGCTGCTGTTGGGGTTGTGCGACTACGCCATCACCGAACGAAAAAACGATCTGCTCCGTTTGCTGCCTTTGCCCGTGCTGTGTGCCCTCTATGCAGCATTTCCTGCGTGGGGCGAAGCGGTTGCCGTACTTCAGTCCGTTCATCGGCTGGTACACGCCGCTGTTCTACAAAGAATACAACAATCTGAACCGTTGCTGCTGGGATGCCGTGAACGAAACGCCCGACGACGTAGCTCCCGACTACGACTGCCTACCCGAATCCATGCCGTGGATAGGCCGCCGCTACATAGGTCTGCTCGTCGTTACCCTGCTGGCACTGCTGGCGCACTTCCTCCCCTACGGCTGGACGGACTACGTGGTGGCGGTACTCTTTACCGGCTACCTCTTCTGGTTCTTCTACTGGGTGTTCCAGCGGTTTCCCCGGTTTGCCCGTACACTGTTCTTTTATATGAACGAGGAAGAGCGATGACCGAAAAACGATTGTCCGACACTTTTTCTCAACTGAGGCCTCCGTTTTGCGACGAGTTCCCAGCCGACTGTTCTTTTGAAAGGAAGAGCTATCCGGCTGGTGCGACCGTAAATAACGGCGATACGAATATCAACTATCTTATCTTCTGCCACTCGGGACATGCGCGGATTACCAGTACGCTGTTCCATGATGAAATCCTCTGTGCCGGAGAAGTGATGTTCGTCCCCCGTGGGAGCGAATGCAGTGGAACAGCTTTAAGCGACGTCACCCTGCTGGTGCATAAATTCAACAACACGGTATGCCGGGCAGAGAAATGTATTCTCTCTTATCTCTATTCACACAAGCTGCCGGATTCCAAAGTCTATTGCTGCAAGCTGACTGCCCCGACCTCCATGCGGGTGCTTATGGACACCGTGACTACCTATATCACGGACGAAACGCACGATTCCGACCTTTGGAAACTCAAACACAAAGAACTTATCTGGGTGTTCACCCGTTACTATACGGCGGAAGAGTTGCGCATCTTCTTCCATCCGATGACGGGCGAGCAAGTACCCTTCCGGAACCTTGTGCTGACCCACTACCGCAAAGCCAACAATACCGAAGAACTTGCCGGACTGTGCGGATACGGCATACATACATTCCGCAGAGTGTTTAAAAAGGAATTCGACATTCCGGTGTACCAATGGCTCATCAAGAAACGGGCGGAAAACATCCGCTACCGGCTGTCACAGTCCTTTGTCCCTTTGACGGACATTATCGACGAGTTCAACTTCTCGTCAGCGCAACACTTCAGCAGTTTTTGCAAACAGTATCTCGGCGATACACCCGGCAACCTGAGAAAAACGATGCAGGTCGCTCCAAAGTAA
- a CDS encoding flavodoxin family protein, with the protein MSKKVLILSSSPRRGGNSDTLCDEFMRGAREAGNEAEKIFLRDKTIHYCTGCSTCSQYGKPCPQKDDAAEIIDKMLAADVIVLATPVYFYAMSAQLKTMLDRCCGLYTEMKNKEFYFLAAAAEGEEGLDSLEHVFDNLMGFLDCLENPVVRGKVLATGVWHVGEIQGNPALEKAYKMGLEL; encoded by the coding sequence ATGAGTAAAAAAGTATTGATTTTATCATCCAGTCCGCGACGTGGAGGCAACTCCGATACGCTTTGCGATGAATTTATGCGCGGAGCAAGAGAAGCGGGGAATGAAGCGGAAAAGATTTTTCTGCGTGACAAGACTATCCATTATTGTACGGGGTGCAGCACATGCAGCCAATACGGAAAACCATGTCCGCAAAAGGACGATGCAGCGGAAATCATCGACAAGATGCTGGCTGCCGATGTTATTGTCCTTGCCACACCCGTCTATTTTTATGCAATGAGTGCTCAACTGAAAACGATGCTCGACCGTTGCTGCGGACTTTATACGGAAATGAAAAACAAGGAATTTTATTTTCTCGCCGCTGCCGCTGAAGGAGAAGAAGGGCTTGATAGCTTAGAACATGTTTTCGATAACTTGATGGGCTTCCTCGACTGTCTGGAAAACCCGGTTGTCCGGGGCAAAGTACTTGCCACCGGCGTTTGGCACGTAGGCGAGATACAGGGCAATCCGGCTTTGGAGAAAGCCTATAAAATGGGATTGGAATTATAA
- a CDS encoding DUF418 domain-containing protein: MTKYNHTDHIGPVRSRERYIILDALRGLALFGICLANFPEFSLYSFLHSEAMAEMPTAAIDRIVRYLQYIFIDGKFYTLFSLLFGIGFSIIISNAVRKQVNGFSIFYRRMIMLLLIGFVHLMFIWSGDILMLYALIGLLLPLFRNVSNRGLLMASAIFLLLPVGIDVFIMATGITPSAAVVRVQQHYCARYGITDENFAYWLRDAGNYTDVFKFLIQGAFVRMQEFIDGNRAFKVMGLFLLGFYIGRNRFYARLEEKKGLLKLVAVWGGGIGLLTSLLYAWSAMNGHPWGLAGHTFLYTISVFPLGMAYAAGFCLLYLRKRERRIFRWLAAPGRMALTNYIGQSVWGMLIFYGIGFRMGADMGLIYVLLIATGVYLAEVVSSHVWLHYFQYGPLEWIWRMLTYGKWLPLTHHP; the protein is encoded by the coding sequence ATGACAAAATACAACCATACGGATCATATCGGTCCCGTCCGGTCCCGCGAGCGCTACATCATACTGGATGCTTTGCGCGGATTGGCTTTATTCGGGATATGTTTGGCAAACTTTCCGGAATTCTCGCTATACAGTTTCCTGCATAGTGAAGCGATGGCAGAAATGCCTACGGCAGCGATAGACCGCATTGTCCGCTACCTGCAATACATATTCATTGACGGGAAATTCTACACGCTGTTCTCTCTATTGTTCGGCATCGGTTTTTCCATTATCATTTCGAATGCGGTGCGGAAACAGGTCAACGGCTTTTCCATTTTTTATAGACGGATGATAATGTTGCTGCTGATAGGCTTTGTGCATCTAATGTTTATTTGGAGCGGAGATATCCTGATGTTGTATGCGTTAATAGGACTATTGTTACCCCTCTTCAGGAATGTATCGAACAGAGGGCTGCTGATGGCTTCGGCTATATTTTTACTGCTACCGGTGGGAATAGACGTTTTCATCATGGCAACGGGTATCACTCCTTCTGCCGCAGTGGTTCGCGTACAACAACATTACTGTGCCCGGTATGGCATTACAGATGAGAATTTTGCCTATTGGCTGCGGGATGCCGGTAATTATACAGATGTATTTAAGTTTCTGATTCAAGGCGCTTTCGTCAGAATGCAAGAGTTCATCGACGGAAACCGCGCATTCAAGGTGATGGGATTGTTCCTCTTGGGCTTTTACATCGGCAGAAACCGCTTTTATGCCCGGCTGGAGGAGAAGAAAGGATTGTTGAAGCTGGTAGCTGTGTGGGGTGGAGGTATCGGGCTTCTTACCTCATTGCTCTATGCCTGGAGTGCTATGAATGGACATCCGTGGGGATTGGCAGGGCATACCTTCCTTTATACCATCAGTGTTTTTCCTTTAGGCATGGCTTATGCGGCTGGATTTTGTTTATTGTATCTGCGGAAGAGGGAACGACGGATTTTCCGTTGGCTGGCTGCCCCCGGGCGCATGGCATTGACCAACTATATCGGACAGTCTGTCTGGGGAATGCTTATTTTCTACGGCATAGGTTTCAGGATGGGGGCCGATATGGGATTGATATATGTACTGCTGATAGCAACCGGGGTATATTTGGCGGAAGTAGTATCCAGTCATGTCTGGTTGCATTATTTCCAATACGGACCGTTGGAATGGATATGGCGGATGCTGACTTATGGAAAATGGTTACCATTAACCCATCATCCGTAA
- a CDS encoding AMP-binding protein, whose translation MYHLNIKKQTITIEGTTYAPTDLLQLFEEIPANLPLSQQFLPFKHDLLNFLKEWFSDSPEITVHTSGSTGQPKPILVRKEQMMRSAEMTCTFLDLKEKDKTLLCLPLSYIAGKMIVVRSLIASLDLYPVTPSGHPLAETHTHFQFAAMIPLQVYNSFQNPEEKKKLEQIEKLIIGGSPIDYALQEKIATLPKAAYATYGMTETLSHIALQRLNGKEASSRYTPLPSVELSLSEEQTLTVYAPLVNDKKLTTNDIAHIYPDGSFKILGRKDNIIITGGIKIQIEEVESHLAPVISTPFAITSQPHPKFGEIVVLLVERPTDITHLEEKINSKLTIYQRPKKIYSVENIPLTISGKINRAATKQLAATL comes from the coding sequence ATGTACCATCTTAATATAAAAAAACAAACCATCACCATAGAAGGAACAACCTATGCCCCTACGGACCTTCTACAGTTATTCGAGGAAATTCCGGCGAACCTTCCTCTTTCCCAACAATTCCTCCCTTTCAAACACGACCTGCTTAATTTCCTGAAAGAATGGTTCTCCGACTCTCCGGAAATAACCGTCCACACCTCAGGCTCTACCGGACAACCCAAACCCATCTTGGTACGGAAAGAACAAATGATGCGAAGCGCGGAAATGACCTGCACCTTCCTGGACCTAAAAGAAAAAGATAAAACATTACTCTGCCTTCCCCTTAGTTACATAGCAGGAAAAATGATCGTAGTACGAAGCCTGATTGCTTCACTAGACCTATATCCGGTCACCCCATCCGGTCATCCCCTAGCCGAAACACACACACACTTTCAATTTGCCGCCATGATCCCACTCCAAGTATACAACTCCTTCCAAAACCCCGAAGAAAAGAAAAAACTGGAACAAATAGAAAAACTTATCATTGGCGGTAGCCCTATCGACTATGCCCTGCAAGAAAAAATCGCGACCTTGCCAAAAGCCGCCTACGCCACCTACGGAATGACAGAAACTCTTTCCCATATTGCCCTACAAAGACTCAATGGGAAAGAAGCCTCATCCCGTTACACTCCCCTCCCATCTGTTGAACTATCGCTTTCCGAAGAACAAACCCTAACGGTTTATGCCCCTCTGGTAAACGATAAAAAACTTACCACTAACGACATAGCCCATATTTACCCGGACGGAAGTTTTAAAATCCTGGGAAGAAAGGACAACATCATTATTACAGGAGGAATCAAAATACAAATAGAAGAAGTAGAAAGCCACCTTGCCCCGGTCATAAGCACCCCTTTTGCCATAACCTCGCAACCCCACCCAAAATTCGGTGAAATCGTCGTCCTCTTAGTAGAACGCCCCACAGATATTACACATCTGGAAGAAAAGATCAACAGTAAACTTACTATCTACCAAAGACCCAAAAAGATTTACAGTGTAGAAAATATCCCCTTAACCATCAGCGGAAAAATTAACCGGGCAGCAACCAAACAGTTAGCCGCCACCCTATAA
- the menB gene encoding 1,4-dihydroxy-2-naphthoyl-CoA synthase, producing the protein MKREWTTIKEYEDILFDFFEGIARITINRPRYRNAFTPTTTAEMSDALTICRECADVNVVVLTGAGDKAFCSGGDQNVKGKGGYIGKDGVPRLSVLDVQKQIRSIPKPVIAMVNGYAIGGGHVLQVVCDLSIASENAIFGQTGPRVGSFDAGFGSSYLARCVGQKKAREIWFLCRQYSAHEALEMGLVNKVVPLDQLEDEVVDWAKTMMLHSPLALRMIKAGLNAELDGQAGIQELAGDATLLYYLTEEAQEGKNAFLEKRKPDFSKYPKFP; encoded by the coding sequence ATGAAAAGAGAATGGACAACGATCAAGGAATACGAAGATATTCTTTTCGACTTTTTCGAAGGTATTGCCCGCATTACCATTAACCGGCCCCGTTACCGGAATGCCTTTACTCCCACTACCACCGCCGAAATGAGCGACGCATTAACGATTTGCCGCGAATGCGCCGACGTGAACGTTGTGGTACTGACCGGAGCGGGTGATAAAGCCTTTTGTTCGGGAGGCGATCAAAACGTAAAAGGCAAAGGCGGATATATCGGTAAAGACGGAGTTCCCCGCTTGAGCGTGCTCGACGTACAAAAACAAATCCGCTCCATCCCCAAGCCCGTCATAGCCATGGTAAACGGCTATGCTATCGGAGGCGGACACGTATTGCAAGTGGTGTGCGACCTTTCTATCGCCTCGGAAAATGCGATCTTCGGACAGACCGGCCCCCGGGTAGGCAGTTTTGATGCTGGCTTCGGCTCCTCATACCTGGCACGTTGCGTAGGACAGAAGAAAGCACGCGAAATTTGGTTCCTGTGCCGGCAGTATTCAGCCCACGAAGCATTGGAAATGGGGCTCGTTAATAAAGTAGTCCCCCTGGACCAGCTAGAAGATGAAGTAGTAGACTGGGCGAAAACCATGATGTTGCACAGCCCGTTAGCCCTGCGGATGATCAAAGCCGGACTAAATGCCGAACTGGACGGACAGGCAGGAATCCAGGAATTAGCCGGAGATGCTACCTTGCTCTATTATCTCACGGAAGAAGCCCAGGAAGGAAAAAATGCTTTCCTGGAAAAAAGGAAACCGGATTTTAGCAAGTATCCCAAATTCCCGTAA